In Bacteroidota bacterium, the genomic stretch CAGAGCGGCCTGCGATGCAGCGCACGGCGTCGAGCGCGTGTTGGGAGGGTTCGCCGTGGGTCTGGACGTCGAAGTCTGGAAAGGCCATGCGGAAGGTCTCCAGCGTCCACTTCTTGCCCGACTTCCCGCGCGGGGTGTAGGTCAGGACCGGCACGCCACGAGCGAGCAGTCAGTCGATGAGAAGGCCCGTGGCTGCATCGACCTGCCCGACACCTCGGGCGATGCGGTCGCGTCCAGCCTTGCCGCGGTGGCGTGCGAACACGGGTAACTTTCTCGTGTCCTCGACAACGGCCGCACCGAACGTGTGGGCGTGGCTGTCGAGCCAGTCGAGGCCGTCATGGAGCGGGGCGTCGAAGACCTTGATGAGGACGCCGCGCTGCATCGTGGCGAAGCCTGCGCGGTCGGCACCGGGATCGACGCCGAGAAGCGCAGATCGAGTATCTGCGAGGTCGGGCTGAAGCGTACGCATGGTCAGAAGGGGGCTTCGGTAGATGGATCGAGGAGGCGCACCTCGGATGGGTCGTAGCGGCCGACGCCGTAAGGCGGCTGACGCTCCTCGTGGTCGAGCCGCACGCGCACCCCTTTGATGGTCGAGAGCACCCTGCCGGGGCCGTCCGGCGTCTCGACGCGCGCGTTCACGGGGGGCTTCTCGACGCCAGCGGCAGACGAGGACGCGAGTGGATTCGGATCCGCTGTACCACTGTCCCACCCTGTCCCCTTCTCTCCCGCTGGGACGCCTAGACAATCGTAGGAACTCGACTTAGCTGTACCAGGAAGAGCAGGAGGCTTGAGAGCACCATCCCCATGCATAGGGGCAAGGGGGGAGCCTGGTACACCTATACTATCGCTCGTATTGCTTTTAGGTGTACCAACACCTGGAAGCGGGACAGGGTGGGACACCTGATCTGGGACAGCCAAGCGTCCTTCCTCCACGGCACTCTTTACCACGCGCTGTATTGTGGTCTTCGAAACGGAGAGCTTGAATGCAATATCCCGGTACGATAGCCCCTGCTCGCGCAAGGCCAGGATTCTGCTGTCCCGATGCATCTTCTCCGTAGAGCTCGGTGCTGCGAGGTGATCGGCCTCTTCGGCTGTACCGATCGGCCACAGTCCGAGAAAGCTCCCACGCTTCTCCAGCGTCAAGACGAGCACGTGTTCGGCCCCAAACACCTCTTCGGTGCTGCGCTGCTTGATCTGCTTGAGGTAGCGCTGTGCCGGATCTTTCGCGCTTCGCCCCAGGCCCACCATCGCGTCCACGAAGTTGGCGACGTGTGCTGAGCCTGCGAGGTCGTTGCGTGTGAGCGCGCGGGTGCCGTCGCGTTTCGGCGTGTGTCCGAGGATGAGAAGCGATAGGCTGTGCTCCCGCTTCATCCGGTAGAGCGCCCGCATTAGCGGGAGTGCGTCCTTCGCTTCCTGCGACTGCCTCGCGATGAAGGTGAGGTTGTCCACGACGACCACGCGCACGTCGTACGTCTCGACGGCCTCCTCGATGGCCTGCCGCACGGCGGCGTCGAAGTGGTCCTCGTCGGCGAGCGCGTCCGGGTCGATCTCGGCGCGCAGAAAGTTGGGGTGAAAGTGGTGCGGCTCGGTAAAGTCCTGCGAGTAGCGGCGCTCGAACTGCTTGCGCGACATTTCGAAATCGAGGTAGAGCACGCGCGTCGGCCCGGCCTCGCAGGGCAGACCCATCGCGCCAAAGCCCGACGCGATGCCGTCGGCGATCTGGACGGCACCGACGGACTTCCCGGCGTTGGTGCTGGAGAAGAGCACGGTGGTCTCCCCCTCGAACCAGAGCGGCCCCCAGAGCATCCGAGGGATGGGTTCGAGCGCAGCGGCCTCCATCCACGTCGAGGCAGGACGCACGTCGAGCACGGGGCGCTTCGTCAGCGCCGCGGCAGCGCCTTCCTGCGTCTTCTGTCGGCGCTCTCGCGGAGTCTCATCGCCCCGCAGTCGTGCGTAGCGCTCGCGCAGCCAGTCCCGGTAGTGGAGCCCTTGAGCCTTCAGGAGGTTCACGAATGCGCCCGCCTGGCCCTGTCTCAGATCACGATTCCCTGGTGGGTAGTCTCCTCGCTCTCGTGATGGGCTCCACGACTCCATGAGACGGCGGACATCTTCGGCGCCGTGGCCGTTGTCCCCGCAAAACGCGATCAGGTTCGCGTACACGGACAGCCAGTAGTCGTAGTCCCCGGATGCAGCTGGTCTGCGGAGACAAGACAGCAGCGTAGCGATCTCGCCGAGCGTGAGCGGCACATCGTCGCCCATCGTCGGCACAGACTGCGCGGCGCGTGAGGCGGGAACCTCATTCGCCCCGGGTGCCAGCTCGACGGTGACAGGGAGCGCGTCAGGATTCGCTCGGAGGTCAGGGTCGTGTGAGACAAAGCAGAGTCGCGCTATGTCCTTGCACGCCTGGTCGAGGGAGGCTTCGGGGAAGAGCGCGAACACAACAGCGCACGCGGCCTTATGCTCGGCATCGTTGGCGGGTAGTCGACACTCGCCGGTGACAGGATCCACAACCTCGACGCGGACGAGCGCCTTCACCCCCGTGCCAGAGACGGAAATCCAAGCCGCGTACACGTCCAGATGCCTGGCGAGCTTGTCTCTCAGCGCTGCGGGGTCCTCTACGTCATCGAAGTCAAGACATACGAAGCCGGAGGGTGTGAGGAGTGCGCCGTTCGCGCGGCGGCGGAATGTGCCGCTAAAGGCAGTAGCGGGAAGCGTGGCGATCTTCAGACGCTTGCGCTCCTCCTTCGTCCCGGCGGCACGCACGGCAGCCACGGGGTCAGCCCAGCGGCCGGCACGGATACCGTCGAGCACGGTCCCGACGGTGCCCTCGCCTACGTCGTGGGGGCGGTTGGCGCGGCGAAAGAGGCTCACGGCGGGCGAGCTCGTTACAGCGGCATCTTTCATAGCGCACCTCGACTTGTACCAGCCTCTACCCCTGAGCGAAAGGCCCACGCCGTCCGGCGTCCCCCCCGCGCCATGCGAAAACCCGTGCGGCTCCCTACCTGCACGTCGGCGGGCGCTTTGGCCTGCCGCTGAGCACGGGGACAGAGGGCAGGCGGTCCGAACGTGAGCGCCAACACCTCGGCGTTGGTGAGATCGGGATTCTCAGCCAGCGCGGCGAGCGCGTGGTCGATGCCCCGGCGGAGTTCGTCACGCATCATGCTGCCCTCTTCGTCTTGCGCCTCGCACCTTGCTTCGACGACTTCGCCATGTCGCGCAGGTAGGCATCCACCGCGGCCGTCGTGAACCGGCGCTGCCCCTCGATCCAGAGCGGGCGCAGCTTGCCGCTCGACACGATGCGCTCGACGGTACGCTCGCCTACTTGGAGGCGGTCCGCGACCTGCTTCACTGTGAGGAGTTGATCGACGGGCTTGTCGAGTTGGAGGCTTAGCGCGTCGAGCTTTGCCGAGACAACAGCGAGTTGGTCAGCTAGGCCAGCGAGGTCAGGACGTTCAGGCGCGGCGCTGTGGGGGCCTATGTGATCGCGTGGAGGGTCAGGCATGGCAGCGAGACGGGTAAACGCGAGAAAGGCACCCAACGCGCTACCGTAGGGTACCTTTCTCTGGTCTGCGACCGCGCCGAGCAGAACGGTCATCAGGATACTTGGGGGTCGGCTCGCCGCCCTGTCACGGTCGGCGGTCGGTAGCGCGTGGGACTATGTACATGTAGATGCAGTTGAAGGCCGAATTACCAGAATCAGTACTGCACAGTCGTTCAGCGTCGGTCAGCGTCGGTGAATCCGGGAGAAGTTGAAAGCTCCTATCAACTCTGAATCAACTATCTGGGAGGATGGCTCGTCAGTGTGGATTGTAGCTATCAACTTCGCCTCGCTTTTTTTCAGCGAGGATGTCATTCGCCCTCTCCTCAATCGCTCGCACGATGCGTGGCACGTATTTATCCTCTCGGCCTGTGTAGACCTCGGGCCACTTCTTCGCCCACGCGATGATTGTGGCGGGAGTTACGCCTGCGTTTGTCGCGACGGCAGCGAAGAGCCCCTTAGGGTTGTCATACTCCCTTGTCTTCATCAGAGCGGAAGTCACAGCCCGCGCGTTCCGCTCGTCCGTTCTGGTATAATCGGTTGGACCCGTATTGCTCACATCGGGAGAGTCAGCGCCAACGGAAGCCCAACTATCGACAGCACGCTCGCTCGAATTGGGCAGGCCGACGGCCTGTTGCGCGAGGCTGAGTTCGGAAGCGCGAAGGTGTAGATGAGCGGTCCTGACTGCCGACTCAAACTCCTCCGCCGCCTTCTCCAGTCTTCCACGCAGCACGCGCGCCTCGCCTTGCATCCAGGAGGCTTCTGCGTGCTCTAGTTGGAGGAGAACCGTTGAGTGCTCGTCGAAATTCTTGCCTATGTGAAGAGCGGCAGAGCGATTCGCCGAAGCCTTCGCTGTCCACAGCGTCGAGAGTTCTTTAAGAGCACGTCGAACACTCATCAACTTGTCAATACGCATGCGGTCAAAACGGGCACCGGCACCGCGATAGACCTCGCTCTCAGCAGGGATCTCGCTGTATCCGGCATCCGCCCACCGAGACCAATTGTGAGGGGTCCGGCTCGCCTCTCGTGCTGCGATGGTGTCGAGATAGACGACACATCCAAGTCTGTCTTCTTCCCCACTCATAGGTTGCTCGGCAAGGTTAAATGGTAGCGCACCGTGAAGCTACTGACCTATAGGTGACACCCCACAGTCAGTACCATCCATGAAACCCTCTTTCCTCTCTCGCTCCATGCCCGACCTCGCCGCGCCGACGGCTCAGACACCGCTAGCCTCGGACCTCCTCCCCTACGATGAAGCAGCCCGCCTGAAAGGCTGCATCCCCCAGACGCTCCGCAACGCCGCCCAACGCGGCGACGTGCGCGAGTACCGTATCGGACGCTCCTGTTTCGTGGTGCGAGACGACGCCTTCCGCGCCTTCGAGGTGCAGCAGACCGGGGGACGCCTCCACCGCGCGTACCAGGACGGACTGGAGGGCTGAGGATGGGTGTCTCGCTACGCAGGAAGCTCCGTGCCGACGGCTCGCTCAAAGGGTACGCCGCCGTGTTCTACGACGCCGACCGCAGGCCGAAGCGCAAGGAACGCGCGCTTGGCACGCGCGACAAGCAGGCCGCGCGCTCGAAGCTCACGAAGCTGGAACGGGCGTGGGCCGCTGGCGACTTCGATCCGTGGGCAGAGCGTCCGAAGGAGGAGGGCGTGACGGTAGCGTCGGCCGTCGGGCGCTTTCTCGAAAACCGGGCACATCACTGTTCTCCCTCCACGCTGGCAACCTACGGGAGCATCCTCAACCCCTTCGCTCGCCAGCTTGCCCCAGCGTTCCCACTCTACGGCGTTGAGCCGCGCCACGTCGAGGCGTACCTCGCACTCCCCACGCCGAAGGGCACGCCCCGCAGCCCGGCCACCACGAAGAACCACGCCGACCGCCTGCGCATCTTCTTCGCGTGGTGCGTCGAGGAGCGGCTCGTCGAGCGCTCGCCGATGCCGGAGCGACGCCGAGCACGCAGCCAGCAAGACCGCCGCGAAGAGGAGATCCCATTCCTGAGCGTGGACGACTTCGCGCGCCTCGTCACCTGCATTGAGGCCGACGCGGCCATGCAGCAGATGGAGGGCGGCAACCGCTGGCTGCTCGACGCGGTGCGCGTGGCAGTCGGCTCGGGTCTGCGCCTGGGAGAACTCGCCGCGCTTCGCTGGGGAGCCGTGGACTTCGACGCAGGCGTACTCCACGTGCGCAACACCGACGACTTCACGACCAAGAGCGGCCGTAAGCGCCCCGTGCCCATCGTTGGCGAGGCCGCGCCGGTGCTCGAACGTCTCCACGCTGAGGCTTGCGCTAGCAGCCGGTCGGGCAAGCCCGGTGCTCGCACCCCCGTCCTCCGCGGTGCCACGGGGAAGGCGCTCGCCGGTGACTACGCCTCACGGCGCTTCCGGCACTACCGGCGTTTGTCGGGCCTTCCCGAAGCCCTCCGCTTCCACAGCCTCCGCCACACCTTCGCGAGCTGGTGGGTGCAGCGCGGCGGCGACCTCTACCGGCTCAAGGAGATCATGGGCCACGCCGACCTCAAGACGACGATGAAGTACGCACACCTCCGCCCAGAGTCGCTCGTCGACGAAGCGCGGCGCATCTTCCCACCGATCGCTGTCTCGGCTGGCGTGCAGGAGCCTCAGGGCGGGCCGCACATGGGCCACCAAAGCAGGCAAGAAGTGGCATGATCTGGCATGGATCGGCAGAGCCTGAGCGGCGAATAGAGCGCATACGGGCCGTTTCGAGGGGTGTAGCACCCCGCTCCCGACCCAATGGCATTGTAGAGGTCAGCGGTTCGAATCCGCTATGCTCCACCCCGGAAACGGCCCGTACATCGCGTTCGGGCCGTTTTTTTGGGTACTGTAGATCGTCGCCGACCCCTTTGAGGCTGTACTGAGGTATTTCGGGAAGCGTCTGCCCTGGTTGTGCGCGCCTGCATCCTCGCCGCGGTTCGCTGGCACGCTGCCTTCTACGCCTGGATTGCCCAGTCCCGTGCGCTCGATGCCTGATTGGGGGCCGTAGACGCCCTCGTCTACGCCGTGTCGCACATAATTCGGAATTCTGCTGGGTCGACCACTGGCACCATTCGGGTAGGCCATCACGGAATCGCCGCCCCCTCTTTTCCCGTTTGCCCACGTGCGAACCTGGGCCGTTTCTTTCCTGCTCTAGGCGTCGCTACAGATCGCCTCGACCCACTCAAGCGGCCCTCTACCCACCCCGTCCTCATGGACAAGGAGACGTTCGATCACCTCATGAGCCTGGCCTACGAGGAACTCACTCGGCTGGCCCGGACGGTGCGCCGTGGCGAAGCCAACGCCACCCTCAGCACCGGGTCGCTCGTCCACGAAGCCTACCTCCGGCTGATCCAGGCGGAAGACCTCGACGTCGAGTCGCAGGTCCACCTCAAACATCTGCTCGCCCAGGTGATGCGGCGCATCCTGGTAGACGCCGCCCGGCAGCGCGCAACGAGGCGCAAAGGCGGCGACCTCCACCGCGTCACGCTCGACCGTGACCTCGTGGCTTCTGGCATCCACCTCGATGAGACGCTGGCCTTCGACGAGGCGTTGAAGGCGCTCGAACGTGATCACCCTCGCTGGGCCCGGACCGTCGAGATGCGCTTCTTCGGGGGCTACACGATCCCTGAAACCGCGCACCTGCTCGGCGTCGGCGAGCGTACGGTGTCGCGCGAGTGGACGCAGGCCAAAGGCTGGCTCAACGCCTGGCAACGCAAGCATTCCTGACGCACACGCTGCTCTCTCATGCCACCCCCACCGAAGCGTCTACGCACCATTCTTCACGACACCCAGGCGCTCTCTCCCGAAGAACGAGCCCGCGAATTGGAGGCGGCGGCCGAACACGACCCTGCATTGGAGCAGGCGCTTCGTACGCTCGCGGCAACCCGCGACATCGACCTGGACGCGCCGGGAGGCTTTGGTGCGCTCATGGAGGCAGGCCTGCCCATGATGGCCCAGAATGTCTTCGGGTATGACGCCGCGATGCCGGACCACGTGGGCCCGTACGCCCTGCTTCGGGTGTTGGGCGAGGGCGGCATGGGAACGGTGTATCTCGGTGAACGCACCGACCCCGACCGCACCGTCGCGGTTAAGATACTCCGGGACGCAACGCTCTCACCGGCGCGGCTCGCCCAATTCGAGCGCGAGCAACAGACACTAGCGGATCTCTCACACCCTTCTATCGCACACCTGTACGACACGGGAGTGCACAACACCGGAGACGTCGCGGACGACAACGAGGCCGCACCGCGGGGCACACCGTACTTCGTCATGGAGTACGTCGAGGGCGCGTCGATCACGGCGTATTGCACCGAGCGACGCTGCTCGGTCCAGGAACGCTTGCGCCTGTTCCGCGCCGTGTGCGAGGCCGTCCGATACGCCCATCGGCAGGCGATCCTCCACCGGGACCTGAAGCCCTCCAACGTCTACGTCTCACCGGGCCCCGACGGGAAGTCCATGGTGAAGCTGCTTGACTTCGGCATTGCCCGGCATCTCGACTCGCTCGGCCATGAGAGCGACGATGCTGGGGCGGTCGACGACCTTCGGCTCATGACGCCCGCGTACGCGGCGCCCGAACAGCTTCGCGGCGAAGCGCTCGGCACCTACACCGACGTCTATGCCCTCGGCGTGTTGCTCTATGAGTTGCTAGCCGGGCGACACCCGTACGACCTGGACGGCACGGAGGCTGAGGTGAAACGGGTGCTGCTCGAAGCAGAGGCGCCGCCACCGTCCCGGCTGGCTCGGACGGCGTCTGAGAACGCTACTCCGCCTGACGCAACCTCGCTGGGTGCTGCCGCATGGGCCGACCTCGATGCGCTCTGCCTCAAAGCGATGGAGCGGGACCCTGCCCGTCGCTATGCCTCCGTGGAAGCGCTCCTGCGTAACCTCGACCAATATGCGTCCAACCGCCCTCTTGACGCTCGGCCGGCCACGCTCGGGTATGTCTCTTGGAAATTCTTCCGCCGTCACCGCCAGCGACTTTCCGCCGTGGTTATTGTGCTGGCCCTCGTCACCGCGCTCGTGACGTTCTACACGCTCCGTCTCGCTGACGCCCGCGACGCGGCGGTGGCTGAGGCCGAGACCGCCGAACGGATCACCGACTACCTGGTGAGTCTTTTCGAGACGAGCAACCCGATGAGTGCTCAGTCCGGCGACGTGACGGTCGAGGACCTCCTTCGGAACGGGGTCGCCCAAGCCGAAGCGCTCGCGGGCGAACCGCAGCTCCAGGCGCGCATGTTCACCGTCCTCGGGCGCGTGCACTCCGGCCTGAGCCGCTATGGAGCCGCCGACACGCTGCTGCAACGCGCCCTCGCGCTCCAGCGCCCCTTCGACAACCCGCTCGACCGCGCCGAGACGCTCTACGGAATCGGCACCACGCGCTACCTCCAGGGAGACTTCGCCGAAGCGGAAGCGGCCCTCCTCGAAGCCGAGGCCCTCCTCGAACAGACATTGCCCCCAGATGCTCGCGACTTAGTCTCGCTCCGGTCCGAGTTGGCCGTCCTTTACACCGAGCAAGCTCGCCACGACGAGGCCGAGCCCCTCTTGCTGGCGGCCCTCGCCGTGCAACGCGGCGCTTCCGATGACAGCAGCAAGGCGGACCTCGCCCAGACACTGACCAATCTCGGGACGAGCTACATCAACCAGGGTCGGCCCGAGGAGGCAGAACCGCTCTACCGCGAGGCCCTGGCCTTGGACCGCGAGGTGTTCGGCCCCGAGCATGTCCGCGTGGCGATCCAGCTCGGCAACCTAGCCGTGCTTCATGATTCGCGTTTCGAACATGCGATTGCGGACTCGATGCTCACGGAGTCCTTACGGATACGCCGAGCCGCGACTGGCAACGACCACATCCAAGTCGCCACTGGCCTGCTCATGCTCGGCTCCATCGTACGCAAGACGGGCGACCTAGAGCGGGCCGAGGCCGCCCTGCGCGAAGGGGGCGACATCTTTGCCCGGCTTGTCGGCGAAGCCCACCCGAACACGGCGGTGGCGCGCAACCAACTCGCGCTCGTCCTTCGCGATCAGGAGAAGCTAGACGAGGCCCTCGCCACGCAGCGCGCGGCCCTACCCGTCTTCCAGCAGGTGCTCGGTCCTGATCACTATTACACCGTCACGACAACCTGCCAACTCGCCGAGTTGCTCCTCGACTCCGGCTCGCTCGCGGAGGCGGCAGCACTCTACCAGCAGTGCGTCCCCGCCCTGCCGTCGACGGCAGGGATCCGCGTCTACGTCGCCACGCGGCATCAGGCGCACTTTGGCGAGCTTCGGACGGCTCAGGGCCGCTATGCGGAGGCAGAAAGCCTCCTGGTTGCCAGCCACGATGCCATCGTCGCGTCGCTCGGCCCCGACCACGAGCAGATCCCCCTGTACACCGAGCGCCTCGCCCAACTCTACGAGGCATGGGGCCGCCCCGACGCCGCCGCCAGCTATCGCCTTCAACCATAGATCGGACTTGAACGAAAGCGCCACGCAGGACCACCACATCCTGCGTGCCGCTGAGGCGCCACAATGGTCTGAGCCAGAAGACCTATTGTGTAGCGCTGCTTACAGCCGAGGAGAAGTGCTGCCTCCATGGTGACGGCAGTGCAGCCGTGGGCGTCTCCACCACGTCGACGTTGAAAGCGCCCCCGGAAATAGACAACGGTTGTGCTGCTCCCCCTTCGCTCCTGAGCGTGGCAGAGAAGGTGCCGACCAGGGAGGATGTGGAGAGTTCTGTAAAGGCGATCTCGATGTCACCGCCCACCGCCGTGAAGACGCCGGTACCGTCCTCGCAGTCGTCGGACACGCTGCGAGAGAAATCGCATGCGACGTAGTTGATCATGGGCAGTTCCAAGTCGGGGTCCGTGATCTGCCTCCCGTCGCTGTCCACCAGCGTCGTCACGAAGACGGCCTCGCTGCGGCCTGAAGCGACCAGGTCGTCATCGATCTCTTCGATCTCATCGACGCGAACGATGTACGCCGCGACCTGCACAAGGCGCGCGCCAGCTTCGACGAGATTGATGGGCAAGCTAGATCCGAACACGAATGTGACCTCCCCATCTGAGATGTCGGTCCCGGCAAAGTCAACCTCATTGCCGAAGAAGACCAGCCCGAGGTCGCCAGGGTTGGCGAGGCCGCGTGCTTGCCACGCATCGCCGCCGATGGTAGCTCGGACGAATTGGTCGTCGTATTGCGGTCCGTCACCCCCAAAAAGGTTGTTGGAGTCACTTGAGTCGCAGGCAGACAGAGCAAGAGCGCAGAGCGTAAACGATATGCCGTAGAGTAGGCGCATAGGATTCTGAGTCCAATGTTGGATGGTACTGGGTGGCCGCCCCGACTCACCGCACAGTGGTGGTGCGGACGAGCGTGGTGTAGGTGACGGTAGGCCGTCGGTAGCTGTAGTAGACCCGCGCGACACGCCCGGCGGCTTTCGCTCGGGCCACGGCCACATCCCGCGACGCGTCGATGCGCTGGCTCTCAAGGTCAGCCGACGTGCGGTAGGCTTCCTGGAGCGCCTCGTAGTAGCGGCGGTCGCGGGCGTCGGCCTCGGCCGCCACGCTGCGAGCGAGCCGGGACGCCTCGTCGCGGCACTCAGACGACGGGTCTACGTTGCCGAGCAGCCGCAGCCCGCGTCCCAGTTCGTTGTTGGCGAGGGCGGCTTGGGCTGCCTGGACCTGCGCGCCGCAGCGCTGCTGGCGATAGGCATCGAAGACCTCGGTGGCGGCGCGCTGGGCGCGGGCATGGCAGTCCGACGCCACATCGGGGATACTCATCACGATGCCGAAGGCCTCGTCGTAGAACTGCGCGGTGGTCAACGTCTGCGCTTCCGTGAGGAGGCGGTCGCACTCCTCAGCATAGTAGTCCGCGATGCGCAGGCGCGCCGTGTCGAAGAAGTCAGCGGCAGCGCGGCTGTCGGCGTCTACGCTGCGCAGCG encodes the following:
- a CDS encoding site-specific integrase; the encoded protein is MGVSLRRKLRADGSLKGYAAVFYDADRRPKRKERALGTRDKQAARSKLTKLERAWAAGDFDPWAERPKEEGVTVASAVGRFLENRAHHCSPSTLATYGSILNPFARQLAPAFPLYGVEPRHVEAYLALPTPKGTPRSPATTKNHADRLRIFFAWCVEERLVERSPMPERRRARSQQDRREEEIPFLSVDDFARLVTCIEADAAMQQMEGGNRWLLDAVRVAVGSGLRLGELAALRWGAVDFDAGVLHVRNTDDFTTKSGRKRPVPIVGEAAPVLERLHAEACASSRSGKPGARTPVLRGATGKALAGDYASRRFRHYRRLSGLPEALRFHSLRHTFASWWVQRGGDLYRLKEIMGHADLKTTMKYAHLRPESLVDEARRIFPPIAVSAGVQEPQGGPHMGHQSRQEVA
- a CDS encoding serine/threonine-protein kinase; this translates as MPPPPKRLRTILHDTQALSPEERARELEAAAEHDPALEQALRTLAATRDIDLDAPGGFGALMEAGLPMMAQNVFGYDAAMPDHVGPYALLRVLGEGGMGTVYLGERTDPDRTVAVKILRDATLSPARLAQFEREQQTLADLSHPSIAHLYDTGVHNTGDVADDNEAAPRGTPYFVMEYVEGASITAYCTERRCSVQERLRLFRAVCEAVRYAHRQAILHRDLKPSNVYVSPGPDGKSMVKLLDFGIARHLDSLGHESDDAGAVDDLRLMTPAYAAPEQLRGEALGTYTDVYALGVLLYELLAGRHPYDLDGTEAEVKRVLLEAEAPPPSRLARTASENATPPDATSLGAAAWADLDALCLKAMERDPARRYASVEALLRNLDQYASNRPLDARPATLGYVSWKFFRRHRQRLSAVVIVLALVTALVTFYTLRLADARDAAVAEAETAERITDYLVSLFETSNPMSAQSGDVTVEDLLRNGVAQAEALAGEPQLQARMFTVLGRVHSGLSRYGAADTLLQRALALQRPFDNPLDRAETLYGIGTTRYLQGDFAEAEAALLEAEALLEQTLPPDARDLVSLRSELAVLYTEQARHDEAEPLLLAALAVQRGASDDSSKADLAQTLTNLGTSYINQGRPEEAEPLYREALALDREVFGPEHVRVAIQLGNLAVLHDSRFEHAIADSMLTESLRIRRAATGNDHIQVATGLLMLGSIVRKTGDLERAEAALREGGDIFARLVGEAHPNTAVARNQLALVLRDQEKLDEALATQRAALPVFQQVLGPDHYYTVTTTCQLAELLLDSGSLAEAAALYQQCVPALPSTAGIRVYVATRHQAHFGELRTAQGRYAEAESLLVASHDAIVASLGPDHEQIPLYTERLAQLYEAWGRPDAAASYRLQP
- a CDS encoding helix-turn-helix domain-containing protein translates to MPDPPRDHIGPHSAAPERPDLAGLADQLAVVSAKLDALSLQLDKPVDQLLTVKQVADRLQVGERTVERIVSSGKLRPLWIEGQRRFTTAAVDAYLRDMAKSSKQGARRKTKRAA
- a CDS encoding AAA family ATPase, which encodes MSLFRRANRPHDVGEGTVGTVLDGIRAGRWADPVAAVRAAGTKEERKRLKIATLPATAFSGTFRRRANGALLTPSGFVCLDFDDVEDPAALRDKLARHLDVYAAWISVSGTGVKALVRVEVVDPVTGECRLPANDAEHKAACAVVFALFPEASLDQACKDIARLCFVSHDPDLRANPDALPVTVELAPGANEVPASRAAQSVPTMGDDVPLTLGEIATLLSCLRRPAASGDYDYWLSVYANLIAFCGDNGHGAEDVRRLMESWSPSRERGDYPPGNRDLRQGQAGAFVNLLKAQGLHYRDWLRERYARLRGDETPRERRQKTQEGAAAALTKRPVLDVRPASTWMEAAALEPIPRMLWGPLWFEGETTVLFSSTNAGKSVGAVQIADGIASGFGAMGLPCEAGPTRVLYLDFEMSRKQFERRYSQDFTEPHHFHPNFLRAEIDPDALADEDHFDAAVRQAIEEAVETYDVRVVVVDNLTFIARQSQEAKDALPLMRALYRMKREHSLSLLILGHTPKRDGTRALTRNDLAGSAHVANFVDAMVGLGRSAKDPAQRYLKQIKQRSTEEVFGAEHVLVLTLEKRGSFLGLWPIGTAEEADHLAAPSSTEKMHRDSRILALREQGLSYRDIAFKLSVSKTTIQRVVKSAVEEGRLAVPDQVSHPVPLPGVGTPKSNTSDSIGVPGSPLAPMHGDGALKPPALPGTAKSSSYDCLGVPAGEKGTGWDSGTADPNPLASSSAAGVEKPPVNARVETPDGPGRVLSTIKGVRVRLDHEERQPPYGVGRYDPSEVRLLDPSTEAPF
- a CDS encoding ECF-type sigma factor; amino-acid sequence: MDKETFDHLMSLAYEELTRLARTVRRGEANATLSTGSLVHEAYLRLIQAEDLDVESQVHLKHLLAQVMRRILVDAARQRATRRKGGDLHRVTLDRDLVASGIHLDETLAFDEALKALERDHPRWARTVEMRFFGGYTIPETAHLLGVGERTVSREWTQAKGWLNAWQRKHS